In Monodelphis domestica isolate mMonDom1 chromosome 3, mMonDom1.pri, whole genome shotgun sequence, the following proteins share a genomic window:
- the PRDX2 gene encoding peroxiredoxin-2 produces MSSGNAYIGKPAPDFHTTAVVDGAFKEVKLSDYEGKYLIIFFYPLDFTFVCPTEIIAFSDRVSDFHQLGCEVLGVSVDSQFTHLAWINTPRKEGGLGPLKIPLLADVTRNLARDYGVLKEDEGIAYRGLFIIDAKGIVRQITVNDLPVGRSVDETLRLVQAFQYTDEHGEVCPAGWKPGGDTIKPNVEDSKEYFSKNN; encoded by the exons ATGTCCTCTGGAAATGCTTACATTGGAAAACCAGCCCCCGACTTCCATACCACTGCTGTAGTGGATGGAGCTTTCAAGGAGGTGAAGCTATCTGACTATGAAG GGAAGTATCTGATCATCTTTTTCTATCCCCTGGACTTCACGTTTGTGTGCCCCACTGAGATCATCGCCTTCAGTGACAGGGTCTCTGATTTCCATCAGCTGGGCTGTGAAGTTCTTGGTGTGTCTGTGGATTCCCAGTTCACTCATCTGGCCTG gatcaatACTCCTCGAAAAGAGGGTGGCCTGGGACCTTTGAAAATCCCCCTGCTGGCAGATGTAACTAGAAACCTTGCTCGAGATTATGGGGTTCTGAAGGAGGATGAAGGCATTGCCTACAG GGGCTTATTTATTATTGATGCAAAGGGAATTGTCCGGCAAATCACTGTCAATGACCTGCCTGTTGGGCGCTCAGTGGATGAGACTTTGAGGCTAGTGCAAGCATTCCAGTACACAGATGAGCATGGGGAAG TATGCCCTGCAGGCTGGAAGCCTGGAGGAGACACTATCAAGCCCAATGTGGAGGATAGCAAGGAGTATTTCTCTAAGAACAACTAG
- the JUNB gene encoding transcription factor JunB: MCTKMEQPFYHDDSYPAAAYGRGGPGALGLHDYKLLKQNLALNLAAATDPYRGLKAPGHGRGPGPEDAGGAYFSGPPPPPQNEAPAGSLKLASPELERLIAQNSNGLITTTPTPPGQYFYSRSVTEEQEGFADGFVKALDDLHKMNHVTPPNVSLSSSSGSSGTAGPPAPPSSVYGPSALGPEPPPVYTNLTSYSASGGSGGAGAGAAGGYPTATISYLPHGPPFPGGHPAAVGLSARAAGGAGPLAAFKEEPQTVPEARSRDGTPPVSPINMEDQERIKVERKRLRNRLAATKCRKRKLERIARLEDKVKTLKSENAGLSNTASLLREQVAQLKQKVLSHVNSGCQLLLAVKMQNF, translated from the coding sequence ATGTGCACGAAGATGGAACAACCTTTCTACCACGATGACTCGTACCCGGCAGCAGCTTATGGCCGGGGAGGTCCCGGCGCACTCGGACTCCACGACTACAAGCTGCTGAAAcagaacctggctctcaatctggcCGCTGCCACTGACCCCTACCGCGGCCTCAAGGCGCCAGGGCACGGTAGGGGACCGGGGCCAGAGGACGCGGGTGGCGCCTACTTTTCGGGACCGCCACCTCCCCCTCAGAACGAGGCCCCTGCGGGCTCGTTGAAGCTTGCGTCTCCAGAGCTGGAGCGCCTCATAGCGCAGAACAGCAACGGGCTCATCACCACAACGCCCACGCCGCCGGGCCAGTACTTCTACTCACGCAGTGTGACGGAGGAGCAGGAGGGTTTCGCAGATGGCTTCGTCAAAGCGCTTGACGACCTGCACAAGATGAACCACGTGACGCCCCCCAACGTGTCACTGAGCAGCAGCAGTGGCAGCTCCGGGACCGCAGGGCCCCCAGCTCCTCCTAGTAGTGTTTATGGTCCCTCGGCTCTGGGCCCTGAACCACCTCCTGTCTACACCAACCTCACCAGTTACAGCGCCAGTGGAGGTAGTGGGGGCGCCGGAGCAGGGGCCGCGGGCGGCTACCCTACTGCCACCATCAGCTACCTCCCACACGGACCGCCCTTCCCCGGGGGCCACCCGGCAGCGGTGGGGCTGAGCGCTCGGGCTGCGGGAGGCGCGGGGCCGCTGGCGGCCTTCAAGGAGGAACCTCAGACGGTACCCGAGGCGCGCAGCAGGGACGGGACACCACCAGTGTCACCCATCAACATGGAGGACCAGGAGCGCATCAAAGTGGAGAGGAAACGACTGCGAAACCGGTTGGCTGCTACCAAGTGCCGCAAACGGAAGCTGGAGCGCATAGCTCGACTCGAGGACAAGGTGAAGACGCTCAAGTCCGAAAACGCTGGGCTGTCAAACACCGCCAGCCTTCTCCGTGAACAGGTGGCGCAGCTCAAGCAGAAGGTGCTGAGCCACGTCAACAGCGGCTGCCAGCTGCTGCTGGCCGTCAAGATGCAGAACTTCTGA